From Faecalicatena sp. Marseille-Q4148:
TTCCATCTTTACATACCACTGCTGTTTAATCAACGGCTCTACTGTCGCATGGCATCTCTCATGTGTTCCTACATTATGAGTATGCTCTTCGATCTTAACAAGATATCCCTGTTCTTCCAGATCTTTCACAATTGCTTTACGAGCTTCATAGCGTTCCATACCTGCATACTTTCCGCCAAGTTCGTTGATCGTAGCATCATCATTCATAATATTAATTTCCGGAAGATTGTGACGTTTTCCTACTTCAAAGTCATTCGGATCATGTGCCGGTGTAATCTTAACTGCACCTGTTCCAAACTCTTTATCAACGTAAGCATCTGCAACAATCGGAATTTCCTTATTTACAAGCGGAAGCAATACCATCTTTCCTACAATATCTTTGTAGCGCTCGTCATCCGGATGAACTGCAATAGCAGTATCTCCAAGCATAGTCTCCGGACGTGTTGTTGCGATCTCAAGGAAGCGGTCTGTTCCTACGATCGGATATTTAATGTGCCAGAAATGTCCAGCCTGTTCCTCATGTTCTACTTCAGCATCTGACAATGCAGTCTGACATACCGGACACCAGTTTACAATTCTGGAACCTTTATAAATATATCCTTTTTCATAAAGCTTGATAAATACATCTTCTACGGCTTTCGAGCATCCTTCATCCATTGTGAAACGCTCTCTGTCCCAGTCGCAGGAAACACCAAGCTTTTTCAACTGATTCTCAATCGTTCCCGCATATTCTTCTTTCCACTCCCATGTTTTCTGAAGGAATGCTTCACGGCCGATCTCGTGTTTATCAATTCCCTGATCCTTTAACTGGTTTGTAACCTTTACTTCTGTAGCAATGGCTGCATGATCTGTTCCCGGAACCCATAATGCATTGTAGCCCTGCATTCTCTTATAACGGATCAAAATATCCTGCAGTGTATTATCAAATGCATGTCCCATGTGCAGTTTTCCGGTAATATTCGGCGGCGGCATTACCGTTGTGAACGGCTTTTTGCTGCGGTCTACTTCTGCATGAAAATATTTGTTTTCACACCATTTTTCATATAATTTTGGTTCAATCTCTTTCGGATTATAAGTTTTTTCAAGTACTTTACTCATAAATATCCTCCTCATTTTGAATTTCCTACGTAATAAAAAAGTGTCTCCGACACTTCAACTCCCCTTCCCCTCACTCTTGAGGGATTAGGGGTTTCTTTTTTTCTCATTTTCCCTCATAATAGTCTTATGAATGTTTTACAAAAAATTTTTAAAGACCATTTTGAGGAAATGATTTATATTCAACATCCTCGTGACTCCGTCATCGAAAATGTAGAAAAAATGATTCATTGTGGCGATCCTTCTTTTGGCGGTGCCATGTATGCCTGCCCTTCCTGCGGAAATTTCAAATATGTTCCTTTCCGCTGTCATTCTAGGTTTTGTCCTACCTGCGGCAACATGTATTCCATCGACAGAACTACTTCTATGTCTTTTAAGATCATCAATGTCCAGCATCGCCACTGTGTGTTTACCATTGCTCGAGAACTACGTCCTCTATTTTTAAACGACCGTTCTCTTTTAAACTGCCTTTTCTCTGCTGTCAACAGTGTTGTCACTCGCATGTTCCATAAAGATAACAAAACCGAACTCTTTACTCCTGGCTTTATCTGTGTTCTTCATACCTTTGGCAGAGATTTAAAGTGGAATCCCCATATCCATTGTCTCATTTCCGAAGGTGGCGTTGGGAATTCTCTTCATTGGCGTCACAAAAAACATTTCAATTATAGGTTTTTGCGCGATTCATTCCAAACGGCTCTTTTGAACGAGTTACATTCTAAGCTCGGTGACTCCTTTAAAAAACTTAAGGCTTCTATCTACACCGAACATAAAAATGGTTTTTATGTTCGAGCTATGCCCAATAAATGCAACCCCTCTCATGTGATTAACTACATTGGCCGTTATCTTGGCAGACCAGTCATTGCAACCTCTCGTATTGATTCTTACGACGGTGAATTTGTTACTTTTCACTATAATCGTCATGAAGACGAAAAACTGGTCACTGAAACTCTCCCTGTTCTTGATTTCATGGCACGACTTACTCAGCATATCCCTGAAAAACATTTCAAGATGGTTCGTTATTACGGCATATATGTCAGACAATGTAAATCTGACCAGTCTCTTCACAGAGCAATCTCCAGGGAAAAGCACAAAATATTCCTTTCCTTTAATCGGTGGCGAGATTCTATCCTTCATACTTTTGGTTATGATCCTCTAAAATGCCCTTCTTGTGGTACAACTATGCTTTTCCTTGAGTTATATTTCAACCATGAACCTGTTCCTTTGCATGAATTATATGAAAGAGTGATGCGTAAGCACCGATGCCGTTCTCCTGCCTCTCCTTCTTCTCTTCCACAGTCTCCTGTTACATGGTACAATCAACGTATCTAATATGGAAATGGAGGCGATCACTATGAAACGAATCACTGAGGCAGAACTTGCAAAGGAACTTCGGGAACAGTATATTAAAAATCCTCCAGAAGGCATGACTTCTGACGAAGTCCGCGACATGAGCGATGATGATCTTTTGGATATGGATTATTTCTTACACGAATTTGATGATCTGGATGATGACGATTTCGGCGAAGAAGGTTTTTATATCTTCTAAACTCAAACCGTCTATTTCCTTTGCCCGCCTTTGTGCGGGCTATTTTCATTCAAAAGTTCGACGAAAGTCGAACTTTCCTATAAAGTAAAAAAGCCCTTTACAACTGTAAAGGGCGAATCTATCGCGGTACCACCTTTGTTATCTGTAATTGCTTACAGATATCTCTCTGTTCTGTAACGGGAACTCCCGTGATACCCTAATCACATCTGCGGTTCAGATATCCGGCTCCAAAGCTACCTTCCACAGCCGCTCTCTGCGATCACCTCTCAGCCAGTGAATGATCTTCTCTTTCAGCGCCCTCTCTGTGTACTCCTCTTTCTCTCAGCCTTTTCTAATAACTAATGTAAACTATCGATTCTAATCATATCTTTCCCCGCCATTTTTGTCAAGAAAATTGCTAAAAGTTTATAAACTCTTAAGAAGTCAATTCCTTTTAGAATAGCGTACAATTTTTTGTGAAACATTGTGAATTTCCATTGCGAAATTCGTACTATTATATTACAATTGTATTATAAAATAGTCTTTTGAAAGATGGTGAGATGTTTATGTACAAAGGGTGGAAAAAAATAATGCTTATTTTCGGAATTATTGCCGGACTTCTAATACAGCCGGTGCTTTTTCTGACAGCATATTCTTCTGCTGTTACCCGTCAGGTACATAAAGCTCTCTCAATTGCCGCAACGCCTGACGCTGCCAGCGAAGAACTTCAGAGAATTCTTCCTGAACCGGAGCAAAGCGAAGACGCTTGTGACAGTTTCGAACGAGGTATTCTCACGGAAACTACTTACGAGAGTGAATGGGCTGGTCTGCGTTTTCTCTGTCCAGCCGGCTTATACATGGAATCAAGAGAAGAACTGGATATCGGAATTACCGATGAAAATGGCGAGCTTCTTGATAATACCGGAATCATTAACGAGCTTGGTGTCTATGATCCGGAAAATTCCTTTTATCTTTCCCTGTCTGTGGAGAATGTCTTCTATGAAGGCATGACAGTAAATGAATATCTGCAGTTCATCGTTTCGACTTATTCTTCTGATACATTTAATTATCAGTCTAACGATACTTACGATACTGTGCAGATTGGAAATCTATCTTATTCTAAGCTTTCTATTTCTGCTGTAGATGAAGGCGGTATTCCGTTCCACGAAGATTTTTATGTAGCTCTGAAAGATGATCGTTTTATTGTCATTTCTTCCTATTATAGTGATGACGCAAAACACCTCAACGAGCAGACAATGCAGGCGTTTACCGCTTATTAATTTGCCAACTACTATTTATCATATTTCCCCTAACCTAAGATACCGGCTGTACATTTTGTGCACGCCGGTATCTTAATGATTTATATCTTTTATATTTTTCTGTCAGGACAATTCTTTTATCAAAAAAAGTTCCATCGGCTGTGCATAAGCCGGAATGTCTATCACAAATCCTCCACAGTCTTTATACCCCAGTTTCCGATAGAAATGCTGCGCTTCTTCATCCACCTGCGTGGATGTCAAAAGCATTCCATACCCCAGATCTTTCATCTCTTTCTCCCAATACTCCATCAGCACGCTGCCATATCCTTTGCCGCGATATGCTTCTTTTAGTATCAGCATGGTACAAAACGGTGTATTATCCCAAAAGAGATTATATCTCAGAAGTCCTACCGGACACTGATTCTCCAAAAGAACATATCCCCTCTTTGTATTCACTTTATTCTCAAACTCCTGTTCCGGCAAATGCTTATCTAATGTATACCAAAATTCCCTGTCACTCTTCTCCATATATCTGACTTCCACCAAAGTACCCGCCTCCTTTTCTTAATCATACGTTATTTTTAATCTTGCAGGGATTATAACACACCCCCAAATTGCTTTCAATTATCTCACAACATTTCTAAACAGACTCTAGTTCTTTAGTAAAGTATATGCTATAATATTAGCAGATTATATACTGAACAACAGGAGGATTATTATTATGACACAGTACACAGATTACATTGTGGAACAGGCAAAAAAATTATTATCCATCGACAGTCCATCCGGCTACACAAAAGAAGTCGCTCGCTATCTCGCTGATGAATTCACACGTCTCGGATATCATCCTGAGATCACTGTAAAAGGCGGAGTATTAGTTGACATCGGTGGTACAAATACAGAGGATGCTGTATTTCTGGAAGCTCATGTGGATACACTCGGCGGAATGGTTGCTGAGATCAAAGGCAACGGACGTCTTCGCATCACAAACATCGGCGGAATGAATGCTAACAATGCCGAAGCAGAAAACTGCCGTGTCGTGACTAAATTTGACGGTTCTTACGAAGGTACCTGCCAGCTCATCAACGCTTCCGTTCATGTAAACGGAGAATACAGCGAAACAAAACGTACCTTTGACTCTGTAGAAGTTGTTCTGGATGAAAAGACATCTTCCAAAGAAGAAACTGAGAAGCTCGGCATCCAGGTTGGAGACTTTGTTTGCTTCGATCCAAGAACAAGAGTCACAGAGAAAGGCTATATCAAGAGCCGCTTCCTTGACGACAAATTAAGCGCTGCTATTTTACTTGGCTATGCCAAATACCTGAAAGATGAAAATGTTACTCCGCAGAGACGCATTTACGAACATTTCACTGTTTTTGAAGAAGTCGGACATGGCGGTTCTGCTTCTGTTCCAGCTGGTGTAACGGAAGCAATCTCTGTAGATATGGGATGTGTTGGTGATGGTCTTACCTGTACAGAACACCAGGTATCTATCTGTGCAAAAGACAGCGGCGGTCCATACCATTACGACGTTGTTACAGATCTCGTAAAAGCTGGTAAAGAAGCTGGCGTTGACTATGCAATTGACGTTTACCCATATTATGGTTCTGACGTAGAATGTACACTGCGCGCCGGATATGATATCAGACACGGTCTGATCGGACCTGGCGTATATGCTTCTCACGGTTATGAAAGAAGCCATACAGACGGTGTAGATAACACATTGAATTTATTAAAAGCATATCTTGGATAATTTTTAAAAAATATTCCGGTCAGAAATCTATCATAATTTCTGACCGGAATATGTTCAATTCTTTGGCGCCAGTTTATAAGATAATTCTGAAGCACATCCATCTGAAAAACTCTTGAGGGCTATATTTTGAATTCCAGATGGATATATCTTCTCAAAAAATTTCTTGTAACTAATTACGTCATTGTTCCCTTTTCAATAATTTGCTTTGCATGAAACAGTCTTCGAAATTTATCTGTTACCTCTTCTTCATCGCCACTATAATTCTTTACAATGTCAATTGCCGAAGTTAAAATATTTACCAACGCCATAGGAATAGACAGTGTATTTAGAAATAACCGTGTATTACTCGGAACCGCCAATACTTCATAACTAAATTTTGCAATATTCGCCGTCTTAGAGTCTGTGATACAAATCACTCTGCATTTTTGCTCCTTTGCATATTCTGCTATCTTATCTGTCATAAAATAATAGTCTGGAAAAGAAATCACAACAACCAGTACACCTTTTTGAAAGAGTGGAAGCGCCACATGAATACTGTCATTCAACTCCGTATCCATGACAACAGATGCAATCCCACATCCAGCAAGACGAATGGATAAAAACTCTGCCAATATTTTGGAAATTCCCCGTCCACACAATACAATATTTCTCTTATCCAAAAATTCCCAAGCAATTCGCATAATATCATCTAAATTAAATGTTGCAGAGTAGATTTCCCATAGTGCTCCTTCTTCTTCCCATATCTGTTTTAAAAGCGCTCTTTGATCTTTGAGATCATATTTGGGAATTTCTAACTGGAAATATGCACCTTCTTCATGAAGTTGTAGTTTTTCTCTTAATCCCAGATATTTTCTCGCCTCATATTTTACTTCATTAAAACTCGAAAACCCCATTGCAGAACAAGCATTTAAGATAGTCGTCTCTGTAATTGCTGTTGCCGCACTCATTTCTTTTAATGTAATAAACGACATTTTATCAATATGATTAACCATATAATCTGCAATCTGCTTCTGCTTTTTTGTTAATCCTACATACCTGCTTTGAATCGTTTCAATAATATCCATTCTTTCATCCTTTTTAATGACTCTTTAGGTACTCTGCCATTAAAATGCCACATTCTAATTGAATCGATACTAATTTACGAATCGGAACTACTTCATATGTAATCTCTTTTTCTAACTGTTCTGCCAGTTTTTTATGCTCTTCCTCAGCAATAGCAAAGGCTTTCAAAAGAGCACTTTCTTTTTCTTTATCGCACTCTCCCAATTTTCTCATTTTATCCAGTTCAGATTCATTTGCCCGGACAAGCATTCCATAACTGAGCAATTTATAAAATTTAGAAATTAATTGATTATCAAACTTTTCTGCTACCGTGGCCATTTTATGGTATTCTGGATTTTCTTCAATCATTCGTTTCGTTGCTTCTCCTGAATCATTTTCTGAAAATGCCAGTAATGCCAACAAAAATGGATTTTCCGAATCCATATACTTCTGCGAAATCTTCAGCGTATCCGTAATGTACTGGTTACTTTTTTCATTCCATTCTAATTTTTCTAATACAACATCTTTTCTCAATATATCTGATTCCGACATATCCTTTATCCGCTTATCATAGAAATATGGAAGTTCTGTCAATAAAGTAAATGCATCACAGACTTCCTTTCCATAATCCGCACTGCAAGTACCACACTTGATTGCATTTGCCATGTCAACATTACCATATTGTTCCATATAATCATAATCTTGTCTGATTCCAAGACTCTGATAAACTGCCGGAGACCACTCAATGCAATATGGAGCTTCAGGTTCACCTAGATTTAATGGTACATCTACTTTATTCGCAGCTTCTCGCATTTCATCATAAATTTCTGGTGTTGGTTTTGATAAATACCAGTACACACCACCAAATCCTGCATTATGCAATGAATAGATGAATTCCGGATGAATTTGATCAATTAATTTCATCATTGCTTTTGTTTCTGGAATAGTATCATGAAAATGTAATTCTTTATAGTCTATTGGAAAAGTCCAATCAACTTGTTTAAAACCTGCCGGTCTGA
This genomic window contains:
- a CDS encoding transposase, which produces MNVLQKIFKDHFEEMIYIQHPRDSVIENVEKMIHCGDPSFGGAMYACPSCGNFKYVPFRCHSRFCPTCGNMYSIDRTTSMSFKIINVQHRHCVFTIARELRPLFLNDRSLLNCLFSAVNSVVTRMFHKDNKTELFTPGFICVLHTFGRDLKWNPHIHCLISEGGVGNSLHWRHKKHFNYRFLRDSFQTALLNELHSKLGDSFKKLKASIYTEHKNGFYVRAMPNKCNPSHVINYIGRYLGRPVIATSRIDSYDGEFVTFHYNRHEDEKLVTETLPVLDFMARLTQHIPEKHFKMVRYYGIYVRQCKSDQSLHRAISREKHKIFLSFNRWRDSILHTFGYDPLKCPSCGTTMLFLELYFNHEPVPLHELYERVMRKHRCRSPASPSSLPQSPVTWYNQRI
- a CDS encoding GNAT family N-acetyltransferase produces the protein MVEVRYMEKSDREFWYTLDKHLPEQEFENKVNTKRGYVLLENQCPVGLLRYNLFWDNTPFCTMLILKEAYRGKGYGSVLMEYWEKEMKDLGYGMLLTSTQVDEEAQHFYRKLGYKDCGGFVIDIPAYAQPMELFLIKELS
- a CDS encoding M42 family metallopeptidase yields the protein MTQYTDYIVEQAKKLLSIDSPSGYTKEVARYLADEFTRLGYHPEITVKGGVLVDIGGTNTEDAVFLEAHVDTLGGMVAEIKGNGRLRITNIGGMNANNAEAENCRVVTKFDGSYEGTCQLINASVHVNGEYSETKRTFDSVEVVLDEKTSSKEETEKLGIQVGDFVCFDPRTRVTEKGYIKSRFLDDKLSAAILLGYAKYLKDENVTPQRRIYEHFTVFEEVGHGGSASVPAGVTEAISVDMGCVGDGLTCTEHQVSICAKDSGGPYHYDVVTDLVKAGKEAGVDYAIDVYPYYGSDVECTLRAGYDIRHGLIGPGVYASHGYERSHTDGVDNTLNLLKAYLG
- a CDS encoding MurR/RpiR family transcriptional regulator encodes the protein MDIIETIQSRYVGLTKKQKQIADYMVNHIDKMSFITLKEMSAATAITETTILNACSAMGFSSFNEVKYEARKYLGLREKLQLHEEGAYFQLEIPKYDLKDQRALLKQIWEEEGALWEIYSATFNLDDIMRIAWEFLDKRNIVLCGRGISKILAEFLSIRLAGCGIASVVMDTELNDSIHVALPLFQKGVLVVVISFPDYYFMTDKIAEYAKEQKCRVICITDSKTANIAKFSYEVLAVPSNTRLFLNTLSIPMALVNILTSAIDIVKNYSGDEEEVTDKFRRLFHAKQIIEKGTMT